In a single window of the Flavivirga spongiicola genome:
- a CDS encoding alkaline phosphatase D family protein translates to MNRRNYIKTFLIGSVLPITSGYGFPKITGNYFTNSKPVKFKSEWHLWNDMKWVGPQYWGNRLQDWVLKNGQVRCALQGKNRNLHLLTTQNLNGEAQFETKVTISIIDAKIVNHKKGCFGIRLGAKGRYDDYRSAAVFGKGLDIGLDLNGDLIFGDQVFKTGFVELPKHFTLQVIVENKDNKNQKIKVNVLNPISDAVLYTVKNLEVPHVNLKGNFALLSHIDSNNKNKHEPFIGFENWSINSESLYFNENNIFGPICFAQYTLHRNKLKITAQLAPVEEIKGHKVLLQFKKGNDWVTQEEKEITNAGRAVNFSITNWNEDDNVTYRIRLKLPLKEGWHHYDFEGTIQVEPTHVDIVKAAVFSCNCDYGFPDADVNTSISKLNPDICLFLGDQFYEGSGGFGAQFTGDSDKICLDYLRKWMMFGWSYREIFRHRPCAIIPDDHDVYHGNIWGESGKLADNSKGFGASSQDSGGYKMSPEWVNMVQFTQTSHLPDPYDATPVKNSIGVYYTHWNYGGISFAILEDRKFKSAPAHVLPEEAKVNNGWIMADDFDIKQYRDLDAELLGKRQEDFLENWVQDWSNKAQMKVVLSQTNFATVATLPKEAKTGAVIPKLYVPEINEYIKGDKATVDMDSNGWPSNKRDKAVEIIRKAFAFHIAGDQHLASFIQYGLDEFGDSGYAFAGPALNNIWPRRFWPPVDSSKHTYENPAYTGNHLDGFGNKMTVKAVANPHNMHKEPKILHNRAVGYGIVTFNKKERTIKTECFQRFKDPEEEKALYPGWPQTISQEANYGRKAIAYLPEIKIKGLKNPVIQIIEESNNEILYSLRLNKNVYKPKIFNTSFKYTIKVGEPDLNIWQEKNSMTTESDSAIFNF, encoded by the coding sequence ATGAATCGTAGAAATTATATTAAAACATTTTTAATTGGATCTGTATTGCCCATAACATCTGGTTATGGATTTCCTAAAATTACAGGCAACTATTTTACAAATTCTAAACCTGTAAAGTTTAAGAGTGAGTGGCATTTATGGAATGACATGAAATGGGTTGGACCACAATATTGGGGTAATAGGTTGCAAGATTGGGTTTTAAAAAACGGACAAGTTAGATGCGCACTTCAAGGAAAAAATAGAAACTTACATTTACTAACAACACAAAACCTTAACGGAGAGGCGCAATTTGAGACCAAAGTAACCATATCAATAATTGATGCTAAAATAGTCAACCATAAAAAGGGGTGCTTTGGTATTAGGCTTGGCGCTAAAGGACGTTATGATGATTATCGATCTGCTGCTGTTTTTGGAAAAGGACTTGACATAGGGCTTGATTTAAATGGTGATTTAATATTTGGTGATCAAGTTTTTAAAACTGGGTTTGTTGAATTGCCAAAACATTTTACACTTCAAGTTATCGTTGAAAATAAAGACAATAAAAACCAAAAAATAAAAGTAAATGTATTAAATCCAATTTCTGACGCAGTACTTTATACAGTTAAAAATTTAGAAGTACCTCACGTTAATCTCAAAGGAAATTTTGCCTTGTTATCTCATATTGATAGTAACAACAAAAACAAGCATGAACCATTTATTGGTTTTGAAAATTGGAGCATAAATTCAGAATCACTGTATTTTAATGAAAACAATATTTTCGGGCCTATTTGTTTTGCACAATATACGCTGCACAGAAACAAATTGAAAATTACAGCACAATTAGCTCCTGTAGAGGAAATTAAAGGACATAAAGTGCTTTTACAATTTAAAAAAGGAAATGACTGGGTTACTCAAGAAGAAAAAGAAATAACAAATGCTGGTCGAGCAGTTAATTTTTCGATTACTAACTGGAACGAAGATGATAACGTTACATACAGAATTCGTTTAAAACTTCCCTTAAAAGAAGGTTGGCATCATTATGATTTTGAAGGAACTATTCAAGTAGAACCAACGCATGTTGATATTGTAAAGGCTGCAGTTTTTAGTTGTAATTGTGATTATGGTTTTCCAGATGCAGATGTAAATACTAGTATTTCAAAGTTAAACCCAGATATTTGTTTGTTTCTTGGTGATCAGTTTTATGAAGGATCTGGAGGGTTTGGTGCACAGTTTACAGGTGATTCCGATAAAATTTGTCTAGATTATTTAAGAAAATGGATGATGTTCGGTTGGTCTTACCGTGAGATATTTAGACATAGGCCTTGCGCGATCATTCCAGATGATCATGATGTATATCATGGAAATATTTGGGGGGAATCTGGTAAATTAGCCGATAATAGTAAAGGCTTTGGAGCTTCCTCACAAGATAGTGGAGGTTATAAAATGAGTCCAGAATGGGTGAATATGGTACAGTTTACACAAACGAGTCATTTACCAGATCCTTATGATGCAACGCCAGTTAAAAATAGTATAGGTGTTTATTATACGCATTGGAACTATGGAGGCATCAGTTTTGCAATTTTAGAAGACAGAAAATTTAAATCGGCCCCAGCTCATGTTTTACCAGAAGAAGCAAAAGTGAATAATGGTTGGATCATGGCTGATGATTTTGATATCAAGCAATATAGAGATTTAGATGCAGAATTATTAGGAAAAAGACAAGAAGACTTTTTAGAAAATTGGGTACAGGATTGGTCTAATAAGGCACAAATGAAAGTTGTTTTATCTCAAACTAATTTTGCAACAGTAGCAACACTTCCTAAGGAAGCAAAAACAGGTGCTGTGATACCTAAATTATATGTGCCAGAGATTAACGAATATATAAAAGGCGATAAGGCTACTGTGGATATGGATTCAAATGGGTGGCCCTCTAATAAAAGAGATAAAGCAGTAGAAATTATTCGTAAAGCTTTTGCTTTTCATATTGCTGGCGATCAACATTTGGCGTCATTTATTCAATATGGATTAGACGAATTTGGCGATAGTGGTTATGCATTTGCAGGGCCAGCTTTAAATAATATATGGCCTCGTAGGTTTTGGCCGCCTGTAGATAGTTCTAAACATACTTATGAAAACCCAGCATATACCGGAAATCATTTGGATGGTTTTGGTAATAAAATGACTGTAAAAGCGGTAGCTAATCCGCATAATATGCATAAAGAACCAAAAATATTGCATAATAGAGCTGTTGGTTATGGCATAGTGACTTTTAATAAAAAGGAAAGAACAATTAAAACAGAATGTTTTCAAAGATTTAAAGATCCTGAAGAAGAAAAAGCACTATATCCTGGATGGCCACAAACTATTTCTCAAGAAGCTAATTATGGACGTAAAGCCATTGCATATTTACCAGAAATAAAGATTAAAGGGTTAAAAAATCCAGTGATTCAAATTATTGAAGAATCGAACAATGAAATTCTTTATTCTTTAAGATTAAATAAGAATGTTTACAAGCCTAAAATATTTAACACCTCTTTTAAATATACAATTAAAGTAGGAGAACCAGATTTAAATATATGGCAAGAAAAAAACAGTATGACAACAGAAAGTGATTCTGCAATTTTTAATTTTTAA
- a CDS encoding carbohydrate-binding family 9-like protein encodes MNTKIYHVNCVETNRIIINGQGNNATWDKAVTLTDFVSPWETKPIDKIEFKAVHDNVNLFFLFKVYDPQVHINKNDDSINSINNSDRVELFFRTDASLTPYYCLEIDPTPRLMDFKAHPNKQFDFNWDWPVKDIQIKSSINEKGFTVEGAISLRSLTDYGLLKDGKIETGVYRAKYHQQQDGSYEPTWITWVNPNTETPNFHIASSFGLFKLT; translated from the coding sequence ATGAATACCAAGATATACCATGTAAATTGTGTTGAGACAAATCGTATTATTATAAATGGACAAGGAAATAATGCTACATGGGATAAAGCTGTTACATTAACAGACTTTGTATCACCTTGGGAAACAAAACCAATTGACAAAATTGAATTTAAAGCAGTTCATGATAACGTGAATTTGTTTTTTTTATTTAAAGTTTATGACCCTCAAGTTCATATCAATAAAAATGATGATAGTATTAATAGTATTAATAATTCTGATAGGGTAGAGCTTTTTTTTAGAACAGATGCGTCATTAACCCCTTATTATTGTTTAGAGATAGACCCTACACCAAGACTTATGGATTTTAAAGCGCATCCAAACAAACAATTTGATTTTAACTGGGATTGGCCGGTTAAAGACATTCAAATTAAATCATCTATAAATGAAAAAGGTTTTACTGTTGAGGGTGCCATTAGTCTTAGATCACTGACTGATTATGGCTTATTAAAAGATGGGAAGATTGAAACTGGAGTATATCGTGCAAAATACCACCAACAACAGGACGGAAGTTATGAACCTACATGGATAACCTGGGTAAACCCAAATACAGAAACCCCCAATTTTCATATAGCATCTTCTTTTGGACTATTTAAATTAACCTGA
- a CDS encoding LacI family DNA-binding transcriptional regulator codes for MKKYTIKDIADLAGVSKGTVDRVIHKRGKVSKKALESVTKLLEEINYQPNLIARNLKNNKVYRICILIPDPEVDDYWSPCIHGINSVINELNAFGIHIETVLFNSKSTKSFLNANENVQKLSPDAVLMVPFFYKETLIALEDYHKLGIIVSTINNRIESEVVKGFVGQDLHQSGRVAAKLMQSTTQKKGDIVIIHIDEKYKNAIHMQEKERGFREYYKQFNHFENTIITLKLKRTDFEISLINFLNEHENLAGLCVTTSKGYQVADVLSKINAAKVSLIGYDLVNENVTHLKNGVIDFLIHQNPKQQAYLGLKSLAEHLLFEKELPNEILLPIDIINSENVKPFMRD; via the coding sequence ATGAAGAAATATACTATTAAAGATATTGCTGATTTGGCCGGAGTATCGAAAGGGACTGTAGACAGAGTTATTCATAAACGAGGTAAGGTATCTAAAAAAGCTCTTGAAAGTGTAACAAAATTACTTGAAGAAATAAATTACCAACCTAATCTTATTGCAAGAAATTTAAAAAACAATAAGGTCTATCGTATTTGTATTTTGATTCCAGACCCAGAAGTTGATGACTATTGGAGCCCTTGCATCCATGGTATTAATAGTGTTATTAATGAATTAAATGCCTTTGGAATACATATAGAAACTGTACTATTCAATTCAAAAAGTACCAAATCGTTTTTAAATGCAAACGAAAATGTTCAAAAGTTATCTCCTGATGCTGTTTTAATGGTGCCATTTTTTTATAAAGAAACTCTAATCGCATTAGAAGATTATCATAAACTAGGTATTATTGTTTCTACTATTAATAACCGTATTGAATCGGAAGTTGTTAAAGGGTTTGTTGGTCAAGACTTACATCAAAGTGGACGAGTAGCAGCTAAATTAATGCAAAGTACCACACAGAAAAAAGGAGATATCGTCATTATTCATATTGATGAAAAGTATAAAAATGCGATACATATGCAAGAAAAGGAAAGAGGGTTTAGGGAGTATTATAAGCAGTTTAACCATTTTGAGAACACCATTATTACACTAAAGTTAAAACGTACTGATTTTGAAATTTCTCTCATTAATTTCTTAAACGAACATGAAAATCTTGCTGGCTTATGTGTAACAACATCAAAAGGCTATCAGGTTGCAGATGTTTTGAGTAAAATAAACGCTGCCAAAGTATCTCTTATTGGGTATGATCTTGTTAATGAAAATGTTACGCACTTAAAAAACGGTGTTATTGATTTTTTAATTCATCAGAACCCTAAGCAACAAGCATATCTTGGATTAAAATCCTTGGCAGAACATTTACTTTTTGAAAAAGAACTGCCTAATGAAATTCTTTTACCAATTGACATTATTAATTCTGAAAATGTTAAGCCTTTTATGAGGGACTAA
- a CDS encoding nucleotidyltransferase family protein, whose translation MGKPALVILAAGMGSRYGGLKQMDAFTPEGDTIIDFSIYDALQAGFGKFVFIIRKSFEKEFKEIFNKKLEGKAEVVYVYQELDYVPKKYINPERKKPWGTGHALLMAKDVVQENFAVINADDFYGKEAFEVMAKSLTTKNKESYDFNMIAYLLKNTVSDYGFVSRGECQVNEEGYLTDVTERTHIERINEQLMRKDDDGLFIPIKEDTVVSMNFWGFTPKYFEFGDKLFNDFLEANKENLKAEFFIPSVVNAILKSDVATVEVLKSDAKWFGVTYKEDKEIVQEAIGKLKEKNIYPTKLW comes from the coding sequence ATGGGGAAACCAGCACTTGTCATTTTAGCAGCAGGAATGGGTAGCAGATATGGCGGTTTAAAGCAAATGGATGCATTTACTCCAGAAGGAGATACAATCATTGACTTTTCAATTTATGATGCACTTCAGGCAGGATTTGGAAAGTTTGTATTCATTATTCGAAAAAGTTTTGAAAAAGAATTTAAAGAAATTTTCAATAAAAAATTAGAAGGAAAAGCAGAAGTAGTTTATGTATATCAGGAATTAGATTATGTTCCTAAAAAATATATAAACCCAGAAAGGAAGAAGCCTTGGGGGACAGGGCATGCCCTTTTAATGGCAAAAGATGTGGTTCAGGAAAATTTTGCAGTTATAAATGCTGATGATTTTTATGGTAAGGAAGCTTTTGAAGTCATGGCAAAATCTTTAACGACAAAAAATAAAGAGTCCTATGATTTTAATATGATCGCCTATTTGTTAAAAAATACAGTGTCTGATTATGGATTTGTTTCCAGAGGTGAATGCCAGGTAAATGAAGAAGGATATTTAACAGATGTTACAGAGCGTACTCATATAGAAAGAATTAATGAACAGCTCATGCGTAAAGATGATGATGGTCTATTTATTCCTATAAAAGAAGATACGGTAGTTTCTATGAATTTTTGGGGGTTTACACCAAAATACTTTGAGTTTGGAGATAAATTGTTCAATGACTTTTTAGAAGCAAATAAAGAAAATTTAAAAGCAGAGTTTTTTATTCCGTCAGTTGTAAATGCCATATTAAAATCGGATGTAGCTACAGTAGAGGTATTAAAATCTGATGCAAAATGGTTTGGTGTTACCTATAAGGAAGATAAAGAAATTGTGCAAGAAGCTATAGGGAAGTTGAAAGAAAAAAACATTTATCCGACAAAACTTTGGTAA
- a CDS encoding phosphotransferase enzyme family protein, whose translation MTQEQIIFKFNQFNHTSEFVSYKELVSGHINDTYLIETKEQPYYILQRVNHLVFKDVPGLIRNKVSVSKHIQKKLSHLPEDELKRRVLIFVQAKNGDYYYKDEDGNFWNVMVYINESVTHDIVKNKEIAFEGGKLFGDFLNLTSDFDASKLIEVIPKFHDMSFRYMQFEDSLKSPSKERLELAEESIKFVEDSREEMHILQKLKDTGGIKLRVTHNDTKISNALFDLNNKGLCVIDTDTVMPGIVHYDFGDAIRTICNTASEDEKDLNLVNFNFDFYKAYEKGFLETVGDSLSPIELKYLPLGAKSIIFIMGIRFLTDFLNGDVYYKTKYSEHNLDRAKNQFKLARSLSEKFKEKQINII comes from the coding sequence ATGACACAAGAACAAATAATATTCAAGTTTAATCAATTCAATCATACATCTGAGTTTGTTTCTTATAAAGAGTTGGTTTCAGGTCATATAAATGACACCTATTTAATTGAAACAAAAGAACAACCTTATTATATTCTTCAACGTGTTAATCATTTGGTTTTTAAAGATGTGCCAGGATTAATTAGAAACAAAGTAAGTGTAAGCAAGCATATCCAGAAGAAGTTATCGCATTTACCAGAAGATGAATTAAAGCGAAGAGTACTTATCTTTGTACAAGCAAAAAATGGTGATTATTATTACAAAGATGAAGATGGGAATTTTTGGAATGTTATGGTTTACATAAACGAAAGTGTTACTCACGACATTGTAAAAAATAAAGAAATTGCTTTCGAAGGAGGAAAACTGTTTGGGGATTTTTTGAATTTAACCAGCGATTTTGATGCGTCAAAACTAATAGAGGTGATTCCTAAATTTCATGATATGTCTTTTCGTTATATGCAATTTGAAGATTCTCTGAAATCGCCTTCAAAAGAACGATTAGAATTAGCTGAAGAATCTATAAAATTTGTTGAAGATTCTAGGGAAGAGATGCATATCCTTCAAAAACTAAAAGATACAGGAGGGATTAAGTTACGTGTTACACATAACGATACAAAAATTTCGAATGCATTGTTTGATTTGAATAATAAGGGGCTTTGTGTTATTGATACGGATACCGTAATGCCTGGAATTGTACACTACGATTTTGGAGATGCTATAAGAACCATTTGTAATACGGCTTCTGAAGACGAAAAAGATTTAAATCTTGTAAACTTTAATTTTGATTTTTATAAAGCTTACGAAAAAGGGTTTTTAGAGACTGTTGGTGATTCGTTAAGCCCCATTGAGCTAAAATATCTGCCATTAGGAGCCAAATCAATTATATTCATTATGGGAATACGTTTTCTAACAGATTTTTTAAATGGAGATGTTTATTATAAAACAAAATACTCAGAGCATAATTTAGATCGCGCTAAAAACCAATTTAAATTAGCTAGAAGTCTTTCAGAAAAGTTTAAAGAAAAACAGATTAATATAATATAA
- a CDS encoding sugar MFS transporter has product MTQTKNSNTKAIAIIAGLFAIFGFVTWINGTLIPFMKTINELTEAQSYLVASASYISFVVMALPASYLLNKVGYKKGMSIGLIIMAIGALVFIPAAEARTYWIFLTGIFIQGIGMTILQTAANPYITILGPIESGAKRIAIMGICNKGAGVIANIIFGALLLKGIDEVQDKLATATDAEKETMLNSMADSVFMPYVIMAIVLFIFGLLIRKAPLPQVDADETEEVKEGSNTKTSIFQFPHLWLGVLTLFVYVGAEVIAGDSIIAYGLSLGFPAEYAKFFTPFTLIAMISMYILGVILIPKYLKQGTALKISAALGIIFSICILSTTGFTSVVFVAALGIANALVWPAVWPLTLDGLGKFTKTASALLIMAISGGAIIPPLYGRLVDSGKEELIASGVEQAEALATASTSSYWILIPCYAIILLFAVWGHKMKSWTKN; this is encoded by the coding sequence ATGACACAAACAAAAAATAGTAACACTAAAGCCATAGCTATTATAGCAGGTTTGTTTGCTATATTCGGATTTGTAACTTGGATAAATGGAACCTTAATTCCATTTATGAAAACCATAAACGAATTAACCGAAGCACAATCTTATTTAGTAGCTTCAGCATCCTATATTTCTTTTGTTGTGATGGCATTGCCAGCATCTTATCTTTTAAATAAAGTAGGGTATAAAAAAGGAATGTCTATAGGTTTAATAATTATGGCTATAGGAGCATTGGTTTTTATTCCTGCAGCAGAAGCAAGAACGTATTGGATCTTTTTAACAGGTATCTTTATTCAAGGTATAGGGATGACAATTTTACAAACTGCTGCAAATCCATATATTACTATTTTGGGACCTATAGAGAGTGGTGCAAAGCGTATAGCTATTATGGGTATTTGTAATAAAGGAGCAGGAGTTATAGCAAATATAATTTTTGGCGCTTTATTACTGAAAGGAATAGATGAGGTTCAAGATAAATTAGCTACAGCTACTGATGCAGAAAAAGAAACGATGCTGAATTCTATGGCAGATAGTGTATTTATGCCTTATGTAATTATGGCCATAGTGTTATTTATTTTTGGTTTGTTAATTAGAAAAGCACCTTTACCTCAAGTTGATGCTGATGAAACTGAGGAAGTAAAAGAAGGTTCTAATACAAAAACAAGTATCTTTCAATTTCCACATTTATGGTTAGGAGTGCTTACGTTATTCGTTTATGTAGGAGCTGAGGTTATAGCTGGAGATTCTATTATAGCTTACGGGCTATCATTAGGTTTCCCTGCAGAATATGCAAAATTTTTCACACCATTTACATTAATAGCCATGATTTCAATGTATATATTAGGTGTCATCTTAATACCTAAATATTTAAAGCAAGGTACAGCATTGAAAATTAGTGCAGCTTTAGGTATTATATTCAGTATTTGTATACTATCTACAACAGGGTTTACATCTGTAGTATTTGTGGCAGCTTTAGGGATTGCAAATGCACTTGTATGGCCGGCAGTATGGCCATTGACGCTAGATGGTTTAGGTAAATTTACAAAAACAGCTTCAGCACTATTAATTATGGCAATCTCTGGAGGAGCAATAATACCGCCCTTATACGGAAGACTGGTTGATTCTGGAAAGGAAGAACTTATAGCAAGTGGTGTAGAGCAAGCAGAAGCATTAGCAACAGCTTCAACAAGTAGTTATTGGATATTGATTCCATGTTATGCTATTATTTTACTTTTTGCAGTTTGGGGGCATAAAATGAAAAGTTGGACAAAAAATTAA
- the nagB gene encoding glucosamine-6-phosphate deaminase: MLKSHIDKSTGFEKRFENAGTVVYENSTEASKAVAKEIADLIKVKEAQKQPCILGLATGSSPKGLYAELVRLHKEEGLSFKNVVSFNLDEYYPMEPDSINSYVRFMKELLFDQVDILPENCHIPDGTLSKEGIADYCSQYEAKIKALGGIDLQILGIGGNGHIGFNESGSLQNSKTRLVALDHITRVAASNDFSGLDNTPRTAITLGVKAIMEAKRVILMAWGERKSNIIKASIEGEVTNRVPASYLQEHNNATFVLDKAAASKLTRINTPWLVEKIDWTDKLIRKAVLGLALHLKKPILMLTDADYIENGMSDLLADSGPAYDINIKIFNKIQNTITGWPGGKPNADDSKRPERAEPAKKRVLIFSPHPDDDIISMGGTFKRLQEQGHEVHVGYQTSGNIAVADDEALRFASFVCDYNDKFGIESKEAENIYKKAVAFLKNKKTSEIDIEEVRYIKGLIRKGEAQSTCYFVGVPDDQIHFMELPFYETGAIEKKPLGEEDIQITMDLIEKIKPHQIYAAGDLADPHGTHKVCLDAIFEAVKRLKPKKFMKDCWVWLYRGAWQEWGIDEIEMAVPMGPDQVLEKRRGIFKHQSQKDGVVFQGADSREFWQRAEDRNSETAQLYDQLGLSHYAAMEAFVRWKY; this comes from the coding sequence ATGTTAAAGAGTCATATAGATAAATCAACAGGCTTTGAAAAAAGATTTGAAAATGCCGGAACTGTAGTCTATGAAAATTCAACAGAAGCATCAAAAGCTGTCGCCAAAGAGATAGCAGACCTTATTAAAGTTAAAGAAGCTCAAAAGCAACCTTGTATCTTAGGGCTAGCAACAGGGTCTTCACCTAAAGGGCTGTATGCAGAATTAGTACGTCTGCATAAAGAAGAAGGCTTAAGTTTTAAGAATGTCGTGTCATTTAACTTGGATGAGTATTATCCAATGGAACCAGATTCTATAAATAGTTATGTACGGTTTATGAAGGAGTTGTTGTTTGATCAAGTCGATATTCTTCCCGAGAATTGTCATATTCCAGATGGCACCTTATCAAAAGAAGGCATTGCGGATTATTGTAGTCAATATGAAGCAAAGATAAAGGCATTAGGAGGTATCGATTTACAAATTTTAGGTATTGGTGGTAATGGACATATAGGATTTAATGAATCTGGGTCTTTGCAAAATTCAAAAACCCGCTTAGTAGCCTTAGATCATATTACAAGAGTAGCTGCCAGTAACGATTTTTCAGGTTTAGATAACACCCCAAGAACGGCTATAACACTAGGTGTAAAAGCAATAATGGAAGCCAAACGCGTTATATTAATGGCTTGGGGAGAAAGAAAATCTAATATTATAAAAGCTTCTATTGAAGGTGAGGTAACCAATCGGGTTCCGGCTTCTTATTTACAAGAGCATAATAATGCAACTTTTGTTTTAGATAAGGCTGCAGCATCAAAATTAACCCGTATCAATACACCTTGGTTAGTAGAAAAAATTGATTGGACCGATAAACTTATTAGAAAAGCTGTTTTAGGTTTGGCCTTACATTTAAAGAAACCCATACTCATGCTTACAGATGCCGACTATATAGAAAATGGGATGAGTGATTTGTTGGCAGATTCTGGACCTGCTTATGATATAAATATTAAAATATTCAATAAAATACAAAACACCATTACAGGTTGGCCAGGGGGAAAACCCAACGCAGATGATAGTAAACGACCAGAAAGAGCAGAGCCAGCAAAAAAACGTGTACTCATTTTTAGTCCACACCCAGACGATGATATCATAAGTATGGGAGGCACCTTTAAACGTTTGCAAGAACAAGGACATGAAGTTCATGTAGGGTATCAAACTTCAGGGAATATTGCCGTAGCAGACGATGAGGCGTTACGTTTTGCCAGTTTTGTATGCGACTATAACGATAAATTCGGAATAGAGAGTAAAGAAGCCGAAAACATCTATAAAAAAGCTGTAGCCTTTCTTAAGAATAAAAAAACAAGTGAAATTGATATAGAAGAAGTAAGATACATTAAAGGTTTGATACGAAAAGGAGAAGCACAGTCTACTTGTTACTTTGTAGGTGTACCAGATGATCAAATTCATTTCATGGAATTACCCTTTTATGAAACTGGTGCTATAGAGAAAAAACCATTGGGAGAGGAAGATATTCAAATTACGATGGATTTGATAGAGAAGATTAAACCGCATCAAATATATGCAGCAGGAGATTTGGCAGACCCACATGGTACTCATAAAGTATGTCTGGATGCTATTTTTGAAGCTGTAAAACGATTAAAGCCCAAAAAATTCATGAAAGATTGTTGGGTTTGGTTATACAGAGGAGCCTGGCAAGAGTGGGGTATTGATGAGATTGAAATGGCAGTACCTATGGGACCCGATCAGGTCCTGGAAAAGCGAAGAGGGATCTTCAAGCACCAATCACAAAAAGATGGTGTCGTATTTCAAGGAGCAGATAGTAGAGAGTTTTGGCAACGTGCTGAAGACAGAAATAGTGAAACAGCACAACTTTATGACCAGTTGGGCTTATCGCATTATGCCGCTATGGAAGCTTTTGTGAGATGGAAGTATTAA
- a CDS encoding helix-turn-helix transcriptional regulator, with amino-acid sequence MILYTFVIDLNAFLRFMTNVFSYIRDCKLFRKFIIDDLLFVEFKCLVEEIRFGMWSDANYFVFVTNGKKMWKTHRNDYMVKAGDALFVKKGANIAHQFHSEDYCALMIFMPDDFIKKFMLKFSDTIVYKKNDELIDSDGVLRLHVDDFLLSYMKSLEVYFEAHDHPNVNVIRLKFEELLLNIFTSNKHQDISSYLCSLQASNSVQLKQIMTDNYPYNLKLEEYATLANMSLSTFKRSFKSVFNESPGRWITNKKMALATQFLKTSDKTINEIAYDCGFEDPSHFIKVFKKHENVTPLAYRNTINI; translated from the coding sequence TTGATTTTGTATACATTTGTTATAGACCTTAATGCCTTTTTAAGATTTATGACAAATGTTTTTTCATATATAAGAGATTGTAAATTATTTAGAAAATTTATAATAGATGACCTGCTATTTGTAGAGTTTAAATGTCTTGTTGAAGAAATTCGTTTTGGTATGTGGTCCGATGCTAATTACTTTGTATTTGTTACCAATGGCAAGAAAATGTGGAAAACCCATCGTAATGATTACATGGTAAAAGCTGGAGATGCTTTATTTGTGAAAAAAGGCGCCAATATTGCTCATCAATTTCATAGTGAAGATTATTGCGCATTAATGATATTTATGCCAGATGATTTTATTAAAAAATTCATGCTAAAATTTAGCGATACCATTGTGTATAAAAAAAATGATGAACTCATAGACTCAGATGGTGTTTTACGATTACATGTAGACGATTTTCTATTATCTTATATGAAATCGTTAGAGGTCTATTTTGAAGCGCACGATCACCCAAATGTTAATGTCATTAGATTAAAGTTTGAAGAATTATTGCTTAATATTTTTACTTCAAACAAACATCAAGATATTTCATCATATTTATGTAGCTTACAAGCTTCAAATAGTGTACAGCTTAAACAAATTATGACGGATAATTACCCATATAATTTAAAATTAGAGGAGTATGCTACACTTGCTAATATGAGTTTAAGTACATTTAAAAGAAGTTTTAAATCTGTTTTTAATGAAAGTCCAGGACGTTGGATTACTAATAAAAAAATGGCATTGGCAACTCAATTCTTAAAAACTTCAGATAAGACGATTAATGAAATAGCTTACGATTGTGGTTTCGAAGATCCTTCTCATTTTATCAAGGTTTTTAAAAAGCATGAAAATGTAACACCGCTGGCTTATAGAAATACAATTAATATTTAG